The Chthoniobacterales bacterium nucleotide sequence AGTCTCTTTCGGCGCAACAGCAGTCGCACGGCAAACCCCACCACCCAGGGAGTGACCTTACGCAACTTCGGGCCGAGCGGCGCGGGCCGCACCCTCGTCCTCCTCGACGGCATCCCGCTCAACGATCCTTTCGCCGGTTACGTTCTCTGGAGCCAGGTCCCGACCGCGTCAGTCGAATCGGTCCTCGCGAATCTCGGCGGTGGCGCCGGGTTATTCGGAAACGCCGCTCTGGCCGGGACGATTTTTCTCGTGTCCGAACCGATGGAGACGAACGCCGCTTTTGCCGAGGGATCGATCGGCAACGCCGAGACCTACGAGGCATCGGTCGGCGGAACGGTGGCGCATCGGCCATTTTCCGCGGCGATTTTCGCGGAACGCTTTTCCACCGGCGGTTATCCGGTCATCGCGCCTCAGCAACGCGGCCGGGTGGACAACAACGCGAGCGCCGATTCCAACCTGTTCGATCTCCGGACCGAATGGCAGATCGCCACCAATAGCTCGCTTCGCCTGCGCGGCCGGCACTTTGATGATGAACGCGGAAACGGCACTCTCTTCACCCACAACGAGACGACCGGCTCCGACTTCAGCGCGGTGTTCACGCAAAAGTTTCCGGCGCAACGCGGCGAGTTGCAGCTCAGTCTCTACGGACAGGAGCGAAAATTCAGCAGCACCTTTAGCTCGGTGAACGCGACGCGCGACGTCGAAACGCCGGCCCTCGACCAATTCGACGTCCCGGCGAATGCCGCCGGTGGCAGCGTCGTCTGGAGCCTGGCGGCCGGCTCCGATCACAAGCTTACCCTGGGCGGGGACGCGCGCTGGGTTGACGGTGAGACGAACGAATTCTTCTTTTGGAATGGAACGCAATTCACCCGCCTGCGTCGCGCCGGTGGCGAACAGGAGTTTGCCGGCGTGTTTGCCGAAGACACCTGGTCGGTTTCTCCGGCGGCGACAATCGTCGGCGGTTTTCGGGTGGATCACTGGGAGCTTTCCGATGGTTTCCGCAAGGAAACGGTGCGGTCTTCCGGCCAGGTCCTTCTCGATTCCCGGTTCCCGGACCGTTCCGGAGACGAAATCAATGGGCGGCTTGGCGCCCGGGTAAAAGCGAACGACGCCCTGGCGTTCCGGGGCGCCTTCTACAGTGGCTTCCGGGTGCCGACGCTCAACGAACTTTATCGCCCTTTTCGCGTCGGCAACGATGTGACCAATCCGAACCCCGAATTGAAACCAGAGCATTTGCTCGGCGGCGAGTTGAGCGCCGAATGGCAGGCCACTTCCACGTTCCGACTGACGGGAACCGGTTTCCTCAATCGAATG carries:
- a CDS encoding TonB-dependent receptor, producing the protein MPLRAAHGQEAVSEQVVVEADRLPSSESGAPFSIDVVEKEELRRAPQLRLDDILRAQVPGFSLFRRNSSRTANPTTQGVTLRNFGPSGAGRTLVLLDGIPLNDPFAGYVLWSQVPTASVESVLANLGGGAGLFGNAALAGTIFLVSEPMETNAAFAEGSIGNAETYEASVGGTVAHRPFSAAIFAERFSTGGYPVIAPQQRGRVDNNASADSNLFDLRTEWQIATNSSLRLRGRHFDDERGNGTLFTHNETTGSDFSAVFTQKFPAQRGELQLSLYGQERKFSSTFSSVNATRDVETPALDQFDVPANAAGGSVVWSLAAGSDHKLTLGGDARWVDGETNEFFFWNGTQFTRLRRAGGEQEFAGVFAEDTWSVSPAATIVGGFRVDHWELSDGFRKETVRSSGQVLLDSRFPDRSGDEINGRLGARVKANDALAFRGAFYSGFRVPTLNELYRPFRVGNDVTNPNPELKPEHLLGGELSAEWQATSTFRLTGTGFLNRMEDAVGNITLSTGPTGTVRQRQNVDLVTAPGFEATAEWQPISALKLRGSWLFTHPTIEQAADPTLEGKLLAQTPENVLTGGIEWMPTTKWIVTAQLRYVARQFEDDQNSRVLASFTTFDAAVIYEFSEHGSASVRVENLFDTQIETGKSADGLISIGAPRLVSFQVRWQL